A single window of Gemmatimonadales bacterium DNA harbors:
- the guaA gene encoding glutamine-hydrolyzing GMP synthase, whose protein sequence is MPLPARVRLPTRSSATRWSSRYRNRVPVSKNAVLILDFGSQFTQLIARRVREAHVYCEIHPPTRSLEWIKAWDPKGIILSGGPNSVYDEGAPTAPEGVLELGVPVLGLCYGMQIMAQLAGGVVVPAGRREYGRAQITVQGGKLFGGFHAGEGTTVWMSHGDHVDAVPPGYRLTASSDNCPVAGIEHEREPWYAVQFHPEVAHTARGGEILNAFLFDVCGCSPDWTSAHFIETEVAKVRAQTGETARVICGLSGGVDSAVAAALVHRAVGDRLTCIFVDHGLLRLHEREQVEQTFRRHLGIDLRVVDASEQFLGLLDGVTDPEQKRRIIGHTFIDVFEQAAREVGDGVGFLVQGTLYPDVIESVSPTGGPSVTIKSHHNVGGLPERLPFKLVEPLRELFKDEVRSVGRELGLPEEIVGRHPFPGPGLAIRILGEITRPSLDTLRQADAIYLEEIRAAGLYDDIWQAFAVLLPIRSVGVQGDGRTYDQVIALRAVTSRDGMTADWYPFPPEVMGRMSNRIANEVRGVNRVVYDVSSKPPATIEWE, encoded by the coding sequence ATGCCGTTGCCCGCCCGCGTGAGACTACCGACGCGCTCTTCCGCGACGAGGTGGTCGAGCCGTTACCGTAACAGGGTCCCCGTGAGCAAGAACGCAGTTCTCATCCTGGATTTTGGTTCCCAGTTTACCCAGCTGATTGCGCGCCGGGTCCGCGAAGCGCACGTCTACTGCGAAATCCACCCGCCTACCCGCTCGCTCGAGTGGATCAAGGCGTGGGATCCGAAGGGAATCATTCTCTCGGGAGGCCCCAATTCGGTGTACGACGAGGGCGCGCCAACCGCTCCCGAAGGCGTGCTCGAACTCGGCGTCCCGGTGCTGGGGCTGTGCTACGGGATGCAGATCATGGCGCAGCTGGCGGGGGGCGTCGTGGTTCCTGCCGGCCGTCGCGAGTATGGTCGGGCGCAGATCACAGTGCAGGGCGGCAAGCTGTTCGGTGGCTTTCATGCCGGCGAGGGCACCACGGTCTGGATGAGCCATGGTGATCACGTCGATGCGGTGCCGCCGGGGTATCGCCTGACCGCATCGAGTGACAACTGCCCGGTCGCCGGCATCGAGCACGAACGCGAGCCGTGGTACGCGGTGCAGTTCCATCCGGAGGTTGCCCACACGGCCCGCGGCGGAGAAATCCTCAACGCCTTCCTCTTCGATGTCTGCGGTTGCAGCCCCGACTGGACCTCGGCGCACTTCATCGAGACCGAGGTTGCCAAGGTCCGAGCTCAGACCGGCGAGACGGCCCGCGTCATCTGCGGCCTCTCGGGCGGGGTCGACTCCGCCGTGGCGGCTGCACTGGTGCATCGCGCCGTGGGCGACCGGCTGACCTGCATCTTCGTCGATCACGGCTTGCTGCGGTTGCATGAGCGCGAGCAGGTCGAGCAGACCTTCCGGCGTCACCTGGGCATTGACCTGCGGGTTGTCGATGCCAGCGAGCAGTTCCTCGGCCTGCTCGACGGTGTGACCGACCCGGAGCAGAAACGCCGGATCATCGGCCATACCTTCATCGATGTCTTCGAGCAGGCGGCCAGAGAAGTTGGCGATGGCGTCGGCTTTCTGGTGCAAGGGACGCTCTATCCCGATGTGATCGAGTCCGTCTCGCCGACGGGTGGGCCATCGGTGACGATCAAGAGCCATCACAATGTCGGCGGCCTGCCCGAGCGCCTGCCGTTCAAGCTGGTCGAGCCGCTGCGGGAGCTCTTCAAAGACGAAGTTCGTTCGGTAGGCAGGGAGCTTGGCCTGCCTGAAGAGATCGTCGGGCGACATCCCTTCCCGGGGCCCGGGTTGGCCATTCGTATTCTCGGGGAGATCACCCGGCCATCGCTCGATACCTTGCGCCAGGCCGACGCGATCTATCTCGAGGAGATTCGGGCGGCGGGCCTCTACGACGACATCTGGCAGGCCTTCGCGGTCCTGCTGCCGATTCGGTCGGTCGGTGTGCAGGGCGATGGGCGGACCTACGATCAGGTGATTGCCCTTCGGGCGGTCACCAGCCGAGACGGCATGACGGCCGACTGGTACCCGTTTCCGCCGGAGGTCATGGGACGGATGTCCAATCGGATAGCCAATGAAGTTCGCGGCGTCAATCGCGTCGTGTACGATGTCAGCTCGAAGCCGCCCGCCACGATCGAGTGGGAGTAG
- a CDS encoding SDR family oxidoreductase — protein MSSDSTPPPPLRVLVTAAGGGLGRVIALRFRAAGAAVVACDIDGAAIAQVAQESDGIVGIRADAGIESDVAGVFEMVDRQLGGLDVLVNNVGVAGPTAAAEDVTLDQWESCLRANLTSHFLFARGAIPGMKHQGSGLIVNISSGSAKVGLPLRLPYVVSKGAVLSLTTNLARELGPSGIRVNAILPGAIRGPRIERVIAAKAEALGVSPTDYERSLLRYISMRTMVEPDDIAAMIEFLASPGGARITGQLIGVDGNVEWEE, from the coding sequence ATGAGTTCGGACTCGACGCCACCGCCTCCGCTGCGGGTGCTGGTCACGGCAGCAGGCGGTGGTTTGGGCCGTGTGATCGCCCTGCGGTTTCGCGCGGCTGGGGCCGCTGTCGTCGCCTGCGATATCGACGGCGCAGCTATTGCACAGGTCGCTCAGGAGTCGGACGGCATCGTTGGTATCCGCGCCGATGCGGGTATCGAGTCGGACGTTGCCGGCGTTTTCGAGATGGTCGACCGCCAGCTGGGCGGCCTCGACGTGCTGGTGAACAACGTTGGCGTGGCGGGCCCGACGGCGGCGGCTGAGGACGTGACCTTGGATCAATGGGAGAGTTGCCTCCGCGCCAACCTGACCAGTCATTTCCTGTTCGCCAGGGGAGCCATCCCGGGCATGAAGCATCAGGGCAGCGGCCTCATCGTCAACATCTCCTCGGGCAGTGCCAAGGTCGGCCTGCCACTTCGATTGCCGTATGTCGTGTCGAAAGGCGCGGTGCTCAGCCTGACGACCAACCTTGCCCGGGAACTGGGGCCGTCTGGCATTCGGGTCAATGCCATCCTCCCTGGGGCCATTCGCGGCCCGCGGATCGAGCGGGTCATTGCGGCCAAGGCGGAGGCGCTCGGCGTATCGCCGACCGACTACGAACGGTCGCTGCTCCGCTACATCTCGATGCGAACGATGGTCGAGCCGGACGATATCGCTGCGATGATCGAGTTTCTTGCCTCACCCGGAGGCGCCCGGATTACGGGTCAGCTGATCGGGGTTGACGGCAACGTCGAATGGGAGGAGTAG
- a CDS encoding DoxX family protein, with protein sequence MALSAAQSLSLIRRIVAATLLIHGAARIAHSGVSPFGEFLAGQGIPFGFALAWAISIFEVIGGIALWLGRFVRPVAWLFAGQLAAGVALVHAREGWFVVGLGRNGMEFSVLLIGCLVALALAHGPARK encoded by the coding sequence ATGGCGCTGTCTGCCGCGCAATCGCTGAGTTTGATACGTCGGATCGTGGCGGCAACGTTACTGATTCATGGCGCAGCCAGGATCGCGCACAGCGGCGTTTCTCCATTTGGCGAGTTCCTGGCCGGGCAGGGCATTCCGTTTGGCTTCGCCCTGGCCTGGGCAATCTCGATTTTCGAGGTGATCGGCGGCATTGCGTTGTGGCTGGGCCGATTCGTCCGACCGGTCGCGTGGCTCTTCGCGGGTCAGCTGGCCGCCGGTGTTGCCCTGGTTCACGCTCGTGAGGGTTGGTTCGTCGTCGGGTTGGGGCGGAACGGGATGGAGTTCAGCGTGCTGCTGATCGGCTGCCTGGTTGCCCTGGCGCTGGCTCACGGGCCTGCACGCAAGTAG
- the proS gene encoding proline--tRNA ligase, producing MSDNKALTTRAQDFSAWYNELIARAELADYSPVRGCMVIRPNGFAIWEHMQSALDRMFKDTGVQNAYFPVFIPQSFLAKEAEHVEGFAPETAVVTHAGGKELEEPLVVRPTSETIIGAMMAKWIQSHRDLPLLLNQWCNVVRWEMRTRLFLRTTEFLWQEGHTAHATEADAEAKTLEILQIYRRFQEEYLAIPVVSGRKSEGEKFAGALRTYALEGLMQDNKALQLATSHNLGQNFAKAFDITYQTADGGLEHVWNTSWGSSTRMIGGMIMAHSDDAGFVCPPRLAQWQVVIVPIYKTDSERATVFEAATRLAAELKAQDLRVMVDTREGIKPGAKYYEWEGRGVPFRIEIGPRDLTTSSAMLARRLGGPKVSLPLAGLGGRLHGEIDAMQRNLIDAAQTRREANTLRGPKSKQEFIDYLESGGGLVYTGWCGDAAVEAEIKEATKATIRVIPDPEFRSATAPTTCIWTGKPAAAEVVFARAY from the coding sequence ATGTCGGACAACAAGGCACTCACGACTCGGGCGCAGGATTTCAGCGCCTGGTACAATGAACTCATCGCTCGCGCTGAACTGGCCGATTACAGCCCCGTGCGCGGCTGTATGGTGATTCGCCCGAACGGCTTTGCGATCTGGGAGCACATGCAATCCGCGCTCGACCGGATGTTCAAGGACACCGGGGTGCAGAACGCGTACTTCCCGGTCTTCATTCCGCAGAGCTTTCTGGCCAAAGAAGCTGAGCACGTCGAGGGCTTTGCGCCCGAGACGGCGGTTGTCACGCACGCTGGCGGCAAGGAACTCGAAGAGCCACTCGTGGTCCGTCCGACCTCGGAAACGATCATCGGTGCGATGATGGCGAAGTGGATTCAGAGCCACCGGGATCTGCCGCTGCTGCTCAACCAGTGGTGCAACGTGGTGCGCTGGGAAATGCGGACCCGGTTGTTCCTGCGGACCACCGAGTTCCTCTGGCAGGAGGGGCACACCGCCCACGCCACTGAGGCGGATGCGGAGGCCAAGACGCTCGAAATCCTGCAGATCTATCGACGTTTTCAGGAAGAGTACCTGGCCATCCCCGTCGTCTCGGGGCGCAAGAGCGAAGGCGAGAAGTTTGCCGGCGCGCTGCGGACCTACGCACTCGAGGGCCTGATGCAGGACAACAAGGCCCTTCAGCTGGCGACCAGCCACAATCTCGGGCAGAACTTTGCCAAGGCATTCGATATCACATATCAGACGGCCGACGGCGGGCTCGAGCACGTCTGGAATACGTCGTGGGGCTCCTCGACTCGAATGATCGGCGGCATGATCATGGCGCACAGCGACGACGCGGGCTTCGTTTGTCCGCCACGCCTGGCGCAATGGCAGGTCGTAATCGTGCCGATCTACAAGACCGACTCGGAACGGGCAACTGTTTTCGAGGCCGCCACGCGGCTTGCGGCTGAGCTCAAGGCGCAGGACCTTCGCGTCATGGTCGACACCCGTGAGGGGATCAAGCCGGGTGCCAAGTACTATGAGTGGGAAGGGCGAGGTGTGCCGTTCCGAATCGAGATCGGTCCCCGCGACCTCACCACCAGTTCGGCCATGCTGGCCCGACGGCTGGGTGGCCCGAAAGTCTCGCTTCCTCTCGCAGGGCTCGGGGGGCGTTTGCATGGCGAGATCGATGCCATGCAGCGTAATCTGATCGATGCCGCCCAGACGCGGCGCGAGGCCAACACGCTTCGGGGTCCGAAGAGCAAGCAGGAGTTCATCGACTATCTGGAAAGCGGTGGCGGGCTGGTCTATACCGGTTGGTGCGGAGATGCCGCCGTCGAGGCCGAGATCAAGGAGGCGACCAAGGCGACGATCCGGGTAATCCCTGATCCCGAATTCCGATCAGCGACGGCTCCGACCACCTGTATTTGGACGGGGAAGCCCGCCGCAGCCGAAGTGGTTTTTGCGAGGGCGTATTGA
- a CDS encoding PTS sugar transporter subunit IIA encodes MRLRDFFDPRAISLDLHGTDKDAVLAEMVHLLGIDPRSHGTVLRLVQRREQLGSTGIGRGIAVPHCRTLAVNRLRVAFGRHQGGIDFNAIDQKIVNNVFLIVAPPSEVANQYLPVLGKIAQLAKDPEVPLRLSRLSSAEEFLALLDLKTA; translated from the coding sequence ATGCGACTGCGCGACTTCTTCGACCCTCGAGCAATCTCGCTCGATCTCCACGGTACCGACAAGGATGCGGTACTGGCGGAGATGGTGCACCTCCTCGGAATCGATCCGCGTTCGCACGGCACGGTACTTCGGCTGGTCCAGCGAAGGGAGCAACTGGGGTCGACTGGCATCGGACGGGGTATTGCCGTACCCCATTGCCGCACGCTTGCCGTGAACCGCCTTCGGGTCGCCTTTGGCCGGCATCAGGGAGGAATCGACTTCAATGCCATCGATCAGAAGATCGTCAACAACGTGTTCCTGATCGTGGCTCCGCCGTCCGAGGTCGCCAATCAGTACCTGCCAGTACTCGGCAAGATTGCACAGCTTGCCAAAGACCCCGAGGTGCCCCTCCGGCTGAGTCGCCTCAGCTCTGCCGAGGAGTTTCTGGCACTCCTCGACCTCAAGACAGCCTGA
- the lysA gene encoding diaminopimelate decarboxylase — MARTDASAPADPTPLFADAGLERDGHGVLRMGGVSLDSIAADIGTPAYLYHAAPIRERYRSLTAAFREIPHEIHYAVKANSNLAVLNLLKGLGAGADIVSGGELQRVLRAGFDPGLIVFSGVGKSEEELEAAVAARIGSINIEAPEEMTVLERIAARRSDPSPIRLGIRVNPDVAAETHPYISTGAGGIKFGVPVEQVPALAKRIASNPRFTLVGIAMHLGSQLLDPAPFTRGAAKLTELLDQLKDLGIRTITTLDAGGGLGIRYRDETPLSPESLAAQLGPIVTGRGLTLHLEPGRYLVGSAGILLAKVLYRKRSGGKDFVIVDASMTDLVRPSHYQAYHAMVETTSRHANGVVADVVGPVCETGDFLALERLLPDVQPGERIAILCAGAYGAVMSSNYNTRPRAPEVLVDRGRYAVARPRETTDALFRDEVVEPLP, encoded by the coding sequence GTGGCTCGCACCGACGCATCGGCGCCGGCGGATCCAACGCCGCTCTTCGCCGATGCCGGGCTCGAGCGGGACGGGCACGGCGTGCTTCGCATGGGCGGCGTGTCGCTCGACTCGATCGCCGCCGATATCGGGACACCGGCCTATCTTTACCACGCGGCACCGATTCGGGAGCGATATCGGTCGTTGACGGCGGCGTTTCGCGAGATTCCGCATGAGATACACTATGCGGTCAAAGCGAACTCGAATTTGGCGGTTCTGAATCTTCTCAAAGGGCTTGGCGCCGGGGCCGACATCGTGTCGGGCGGCGAACTGCAGCGGGTGCTGCGTGCTGGATTCGACCCCGGGTTGATTGTCTTCAGCGGCGTCGGGAAATCGGAAGAGGAACTCGAAGCGGCGGTGGCTGCCCGGATCGGCAGCATCAATATCGAAGCGCCTGAAGAAATGACGGTGCTCGAGCGGATCGCCGCCCGTCGATCCGATCCGAGTCCGATCCGGTTGGGTATTCGAGTCAATCCCGATGTCGCAGCGGAGACCCATCCATATATCTCGACGGGCGCCGGCGGCATCAAGTTCGGGGTCCCGGTCGAGCAGGTGCCTGCGCTCGCCAAGCGGATCGCGTCGAACCCGCGGTTTACCCTGGTCGGCATCGCCATGCACCTGGGGAGCCAGTTGCTCGATCCTGCTCCCTTCACCCGCGGTGCTGCCAAGCTGACGGAGCTGCTCGACCAGCTGAAGGACCTCGGGATCAGGACCATCACGACCCTCGATGCGGGCGGCGGGCTGGGAATCCGGTATCGCGATGAGACGCCGCTCAGTCCGGAAAGTCTTGCTGCGCAGCTCGGCCCGATCGTGACCGGGCGGGGGCTGACGCTGCACCTGGAACCCGGTCGGTACCTGGTGGGCAGTGCGGGCATTCTGCTCGCCAAGGTGCTCTATCGCAAGCGTTCGGGGGGGAAGGACTTCGTCATCGTCGACGCGTCGATGACCGATCTGGTGCGCCCGAGCCACTACCAGGCCTATCATGCGATGGTCGAGACCACCAGCCGCCATGCCAACGGCGTGGTGGCCGACGTGGTTGGCCCGGTCTGCGAAACCGGCGACTTTCTGGCGCTCGAGCGGCTGCTTCCCGACGTTCAGCCCGGGGAGCGCATCGCGATTCTCTGTGCCGGCGCCTACGGTGCCGTGATGTCGTCCAACTACAACACCAGGCCTCGGGCGCCGGAGGTGCTGGTCGATCGCGGCCGGTATGCCGTTGCCCGCCCGCGTGAGACTACCGACGCGCTCTTCCGCGACGAGGTGGTCGAGCCGTTACCGTAA
- the hisS gene encoding histidine--tRNA ligase, translating into MAIQALPGFRDFHPDDLAARSHLFGAMRRVALRYGFQEYDGPPLESLELYTRKSGDEIVGQLYNFRDKGDREVALRPEMTPTLARMVAPKAAALKKPIRWFSIPQLFRYERQQRGRLREHFQLNCDLIGEAGPLADAEIIALSIDVMRELGLTEADVRVRISDRRLLTGILTRLSFTDAQRTLAFQALDKLGRNEYAAREAALRAAGVDESALARLSGLATLNGWDALDQAFPDLGAAAAPLRASWQALEAMGLGRYLDLDLTIVRGLAYYTGTVFELFDAQRSLRAICGGGRYDGLLQALGGVDLPALGFGMGDVVLGDLLRERGLLPRAPASADVFVAQVTADDRPHVLAVTHQLRDAGFRVEFPFAEQAVGKQLKLADARGARAVVVIGPDDRARGHVVLKDLAAGSQLAIEPARLPEALDHMGIARVAAGIER; encoded by the coding sequence ATGGCGATTCAGGCCCTCCCCGGCTTCCGTGACTTCCATCCAGATGATCTCGCCGCTCGGTCGCACCTCTTCGGGGCGATGCGGCGCGTGGCCCTCAGGTACGGGTTCCAGGAGTACGACGGACCGCCGCTCGAGTCGCTGGAGCTGTACACCAGGAAGAGTGGCGACGAGATCGTCGGGCAGCTCTACAACTTCCGGGACAAGGGCGACCGGGAGGTTGCGCTTCGCCCGGAAATGACGCCGACCCTGGCGCGCATGGTGGCGCCGAAGGCGGCAGCGCTCAAGAAGCCGATCCGCTGGTTCTCGATTCCCCAGCTGTTCCGGTATGAACGGCAGCAGCGTGGACGGCTTCGGGAGCACTTTCAGCTCAACTGCGATCTGATTGGCGAGGCGGGGCCGCTGGCCGATGCCGAGATCATTGCGCTTTCGATCGACGTGATGCGCGAGCTCGGCCTGACCGAGGCCGATGTCCGGGTGCGCATCTCCGATCGGCGTTTGCTGACCGGCATCCTGACCCGACTCAGCTTTACGGATGCCCAGCGGACGCTCGCGTTTCAGGCGCTCGACAAGCTGGGTCGCAATGAGTACGCGGCGCGGGAGGCGGCGCTGCGAGCGGCTGGAGTCGATGAGTCCGCGCTGGCGCGGCTGTCGGGGCTCGCCACCTTGAACGGGTGGGACGCGCTCGATCAGGCGTTTCCCGATCTCGGGGCCGCCGCCGCGCCGCTCCGAGCCAGTTGGCAGGCCCTCGAGGCCATGGGACTCGGTCGGTACCTCGATCTTGACCTCACGATCGTGCGCGGGCTGGCGTACTACACGGGCACGGTGTTCGAGCTCTTCGATGCCCAGCGATCGCTGCGCGCCATTTGCGGCGGCGGCCGCTACGACGGTCTGTTGCAGGCGCTCGGCGGTGTCGACCTGCCCGCGCTCGGCTTCGGCATGGGTGACGTGGTGCTGGGTGACCTGTTGCGGGAGCGCGGGCTGTTGCCGCGCGCGCCGGCCAGCGCCGATGTCTTCGTGGCTCAGGTCACGGCGGACGACCGTCCGCATGTGCTGGCGGTGACGCACCAGCTGCGCGATGCGGGCTTTCGGGTGGAGTTTCCGTTTGCGGAGCAGGCCGTTGGCAAGCAGCTCAAACTGGCAGACGCACGCGGTGCGCGGGCAGTCGTGGTGATCGGGCCCGATGATCGAGCCCGCGGACACGTGGTACTCAAAGACCTGGCGGCGGGATCACAGCTGGCTATCGAGCCGGCACGCTTGCCGGAGGCGCTCGACCACATGGGCATTGCCAGGGTCGCAGCTGGGATCGAACGATAA